A segment of the Corynebacterium liangguodongii genome:
GATAGACAGGCCTTGTTTGCGCAGGTACCTGGTCTGTGCTTGGCCTATGCTGCACTGACTTACATATGACGAATTGATCTTACCGGGACGCGACATGCCTCCTATCAATCCCGAATAGATGATTGGACCGTACAGATATCTCGCAACCGAGGGCTTGGTCCGTGCGAACGCTAACGACTGGCTAACTCCTCTTCCAGCTGCGAGATACGCTCCTTCAGCTCGCGAATATCAGCCCGGTAAAGCTCAATGCGCTCGTCGATTTGCTCCTTATCCCATCGCGGCTTGATACGTTTCGTGCAGTTCTGGTCGGTGGCGGTGACGTCGACCACGAAGGCATGCGTAGCAACCAAATTGATCCGGCCGCCGTCCGTTTCGCGCAGCCGCTCGATGAGCTCCGGGTCTTCCTGCAGTTCCACCACGCGCGCAACACCGAAGACCTTCAGCCGCGTGCGCGTGGGGAAATCGACGAAAAACATCGCCACCCGCCCATCACGATCGATGTTGCCGGTGGAAACATACTGGTGATTACCCGAGTACTCCAGCCAGCCCAACGTAGTGGGACCGAGCTGTCTAACGAAGCCCTTGGGTCCACCGCGATGCTGCACGTACGGCCAGCCCGCTCCCGTCACCGTTCCAAGAAAGAAAAAGTCCGCCTTTCGGATGAGACTGAGGTGCCGCGGGTCAAACTCGAAGGGTCCTTCACGCTCCGGTATGTCCATAAGCTCGGAACCTTGGCGGCGACGCACGAACTCATCGTAGGCGAGCTGCTCGTAAGTGGTGTCCATGCTCCCGGAACTATATCTGGACTTCGGAGGCGATGTGGGTGGTTCGGCGACACGGTCGGGATCGTCGTCAAGCGGCCGCTCGTTTTTCGGTGAGCGCCCGTGCCGTCGTCCGCGTAAACCGCTGTTTTCAGTGAAGTGTGGACCGCTCCCCTAGCGCGCGTACCCTGTCCCCCATGGATTCCGCATTCATCCTCGCATCCGCGGAGGTTGACCAAGCATCGTCGCTGGTCAGCATAGCGTGGATCATGGGCGCCGCGCTGCTCGCGCCCATCGTTTCGCAGCTCACTCGCGGCTTCCTCCCCTCGGTGGCCTTGCTGCTCCTCTTCGGCGTGATCATCGGCCCGTCAGCACTCGGACTCGCCGAGGTCGACGGCGGCATCGGCATGTTAAAGGAGCTCGGCGTCGGCGCGCTGTTTCTCCTCGCGGGCTTCGAGATCGACCGCTCCAGCCTGCGCTCCCGCCAGGTGGGAAGCTCCCTCCTCACGTGGGTTCTCTGCCTCGTCCTCGCCACGGCGGGCGCCTGGCTTTTGCTTCGCGACGTCGCCCTCTCCCTCGTCATCGGCATCGCGCTCACGTCGACCGCCCTAGGCACCGTGATGCCCATGCTCAAGCAGGACGGTATGACGGAGACCCCCGTGGGCCGCTCCGTCATGATCCACGGCGCGATCGGCGAGGT
Coding sequences within it:
- a CDS encoding pyridoxamine 5'-phosphate oxidase family protein, coding for MDTTYEQLAYDEFVRRRQGSELMDIPEREGPFEFDPRHLSLIRKADFFFLGTVTGAGWPYVQHRGGPKGFVRQLGPTTLGWLEYSGNHQYVSTGNIDRDGRVAMFFVDFPTRTRLKVFGVARVVELQEDPELIERLRETDGGRINLVATHAFVVDVTATDQNCTKRIKPRWDKEQIDERIELYRADIRELKERISQLEEELASR